From one Bos indicus x Bos taurus breed Angus x Brahman F1 hybrid chromosome 7, Bos_hybrid_MaternalHap_v2.0, whole genome shotgun sequence genomic stretch:
- the PLEKHJ1 gene encoding pleckstrin homology domain-containing family J member 1 — MRYNDKELQALSRQPAEMAAELGMRGPKKGSVVKRRLVKLVVNFLFYFRTDEAEPIGALLLEHCRVIHEEPNSFSISFLEDPERKYHFECCSEEQCQQWMAALRQASYEFMRRSLIFYRNEIQKMTGKDPLEQYGISEEARFQLSGLKA, encoded by the exons ATGCGCTATAACGACAAGGAGCTGCAGGCGCTGTCCCGGCAGCCGGCCGAGATGGCAGCCGAGTTGGGCATGCGGGGACCCAAGAAAGGCAGCG TGGTGAAGCGGCGGCTGGTGAAGCTGGTGGTCAACTTCCTTTTCTACTTCCGGACGGACGAGGCGGAG CCCATTGGAGCCCTGCTGCTGGAGCACTGCAGAGTCATCCACGAAGAGCCCAACAGCTTCTCCATCA gcttcctggaggacccAGAGAGGAAGTACCACTTCGAGTGCTGCAGTGAGGAGCAGTGTCAGCAGTGGATGGCTGCTCTGCGTCAAGCCAG TTATGAGTTCATGCGGAGGAGCCTCATTTTCTACAGGAATGAGATCCAGAAGATGACTGGCAAG GACCCCCTGGAACAGTATGGCATATCAGAGGAGGCCAGGTTCCAGCTGAGCGGCCTGAAGGCATGA